The window AAGTGCTTATAGTCATGCTTTTCAGCCATCGCGGCAAGGGCGGGGACTGCCTTGGTAAAGAAAAGTTCTTCCCGCAGTTGAAGACGCTTCTCCGAAAAGAGGTACCGCATATAGTCATCCGGGGTTTTAAAAACGCCGCTGCGCGACGTCTTCCAAGAGTGAGACCCTGGTGAAAAGAGGCTGTAACGCGTGACGCCGTAGAACAAGATGATCCCCAATATGTTCGATGCTTAACAAATCACCAACTATACACCGTGTTGGTTTCAAGATAGGTTTCGCCGAGCAGCGGCACCGGTTGCAATTGTGATGGGACTTTGCAAAATGCGTTGCGAGGGCGCTTCGGTGTAGCAGTAATGGCACTCTCGGAAGGTTATTTCTTTCATCAAAATTCAACGCCAGGAATGGCTCGGATATTACCATCGTTCAAGGCAAATACTGCCGCTCCAAACAATTTTGGGGGAATAATCTAATAGCAGAATCATTCGCATCAGTGCCGCCGGGGCTTTAACGGCTTTATCAATGGGAAGTTTCGCTCTTCCGGCTCACAGGGCTTCCCTGATCACTGCGGACCGGTCGCTGACTCTGTCAAGATGTGCGCGGCGCCGGACGGGAACCCCTATCCGTTGCTCGTGGAACGGTCGGTCAGCGGACCGCGCCCCGGCATCGGTGGGACCCTGCTGACCGGGAACACTCTACCGTCTTCGATGGTTCGTGGGATCCAATGGACGCGCAACTCACGCATCAATGGCTGCGCGACAACGTGCCTGTCCTTGAAGCAACGGGCACCACAGCACAGGTATCGGCTGCTGCAATTGGAGGGGGGCAGCATCCTACCCTGACAGTGGAAGCATGATGTTCTTCCGCGGTAGCTTTGGCAGCCGCGGAAGAACCGACGATGTCAGCGGGCGGTGTACGCTCCGCTGGTCTTGGAGACGGTGGCGTAGCCAAGCCGGGAGCCCGTGACGCGGACGGTGAGCTTGGTGCCCTTGTCGGCGGTCCGGACCTTGTAGGTCGAGGCCGTAGCTCCGGAGATCGGGACGCCGTCGCGCAGCCACCGGTACGTAAAGGCAGTGCCCCAGGTCCAGGTGCCTCGCTTCAGGGTCAGGACGTTCCCTGCCTTGACGGTGCCCGCAATCGTCGGCGTGGCCGAAGTCAGGGGCAGACCCACCACCCTCGCCGATGCGTTTATTGTCTGGTACAGGCCGCCCGGTGAAGTCGGAAACACACTGGCCGAGAGCTTCGTGCCGGCGTCAGCCTTGGCCAGGACGTAGCTCCAGCCGTAACCCCCGTCGATCGGGACACCGTCACGCAGCCAATATACGTCCGATTCGACCCGGTCATACCAGGGGTCGGGAGTCAAAGTCACCTTCGACCCGACGGTCAGGGTCCCGCTAATGGCCCGCGTCGACTCACGCGCGGTCACCGGCTTGGGTGCGGTGACTTTTACGCGGGCAGTGATGTAGCCGGGGGCAGACGCAGTCACAAGGACGGAGAGGGTCCTGCCAACTTGGGGCGTGCCCGGGGTGAAAGTCGGGCCGCTGGCCGGTTCCGATCCGTCTGAGGAGAGCCAGTTGTAGGTGACCTTCAGCTTGTCGGCCGGTGCGGACCAGGTCCCGGAGGACACCTTCATCACAGAGCCGGTCACGGCGTCCCCGGTCACGACCGGCTTGGTGACGCTCGTCAGGTGCTTCAGCTGCACCCCCGCGGCCGCCGGGACGGCGACGGCGTTGGAGTAAATGTGGGTGTCGTACCAAGTGCCGGAGTCAAGGACCAGGGTGTGGCCTTGGTCCTTGGCCGTGATTGCGTAGGTCAGCGCCGTGGCGCCGGAAATCGCGACGCCGTCACGCAGCCATTTATAGGTGAGCCCGCCCCGCCAGGTAGACCAGGGAACATCGTCAGCTGCGGTGAGGACGTTCCCCAGGCCCGTGCCGCCGGTGACGACGGCGCCGGGGGCCTGGTCGAAGTCAGAAACCTTTCGCTGGTCGGAGGTCGCGGTGACCGCTTTGAACCCGGCAGCGTGGCCGGTGATCCTGACGCTGAGCAGCCCCGTCGAGCCCCAGCCCTTCGGGTCGAACATTTTCGCGGTGGCACCCGGGATGGGCTTGCCGTCGCGAAGCCACTGGTACTGGCGGTAGATGGTCGGAGAGCCCTTGAAAGACCCGTCAGCGAACACGAGGCGACTAGGCCTGTCCGGGTTGGTGTCCAGTGAATAAAGAGAAGCGTACTCCGCAACGAGAGAGGGGACGGCGCCGCCGGCGTTCGTGACGGGGGCGGATTTGTTGGACTGCCCTGTCGTCGTCGCATAGCCCGGAGCTGCCGCCGTGGTCTTGACCCGAATGCCCTTGCCGAGATCCGCCGTGGTGAGCAGGTAGGTCGGGCCAGTGGCGCCCGGGATGGGCACATCATTGCGCAGCCACTGGTGCGTGAGCGTGGCGTCCGCGGGATTCCAGGCACCGTCAACAACGGTCAGGGTACTGCCGACCTGGAGGGCGCCGCCGACGCCGGGCTGCGTGCCGGCGACGGCGCTGACCAGCATCGGGTACTGATGCCCGTCCGGCGCCGTGCAGAACCTGACTGAGTCGACGACCGGGCCGCAAGAATCGATGTTTGGCGGGGTGGCCCACTGACCGGGATCGGCGTGCGCCGGAACGGCGAGGCCCGCAAGCGAGAACGCGGCGAGAGCCCCGGCGATGGCGAGGCGGATAGTCTTCTTCTTCAATTTTCCCCCGAGTCTTTGAGCCGGCTCCCGGCTCCCCCGTCGCGAGCATAGTGCCCACACACCGCTCTAGGCAATGTTTGCGCAGGCCAGGGCACAGGGACGACGTGGCCGCTCATCGCGGCCATGCGTCGGTGGCCGGTAGTAATTTCGGACACACGGAACACGGAGCCATTCGCGCCGAGGATCACGCGACGCCAGGACATCACACATTCCAACCCGCCCGAAATGCCCGCATCCTGACGAACAAATCCAAGACCAATAGAAATGTCAGCCTAGGTGTAGGTCCCATTGCTCGAAGTGATGTCCACGGCATGCGGCAGCATGGACGGAACGGTGTACCTTGCGCTGGCGTATGCCAGGCGCGGGCCAACCAGAGTCGAACGCACCGACTAATGAGGAAAAGTGACGCTCGGGTCTGCCTGACGGAACGGCGCCGCTGGCGATGAATGCCCACGTGACGGCCCGGGGATGCTGTCCTGAATTATGACCGCCTACGTTTCTGGGGCCGGCAGTAACTCCGAGGCATGGTGCCCGGGGCCAGCCGCGCCGAAGTTTCCGCACTGGTAAGTCGTTGGAGAAGCCAGCGAACCTACGGATTTCAGTTCAATAGCGTAGCGAAGATTCCGGCCACGGTGTGGTTGACGGGCGGTCACATCCAGGGTCACTTCGAACGGGAACCGGTCCCGCCTTACACTCGAGGCTATAGCGACACGTAAACCTGCCGGATTCGTTCGGAACTCGGCTAGACCAACGAGGATAGGCCGGGCATCCCACCGGATTTGTTCTCCAGAGGTGTTTTGACCAGCGGCCAAAACGACGCGAAGGGAGCAAATGGACCGTCGGACGTTTCTCGCGGCTGCCGTGACCGCTACTGCGGCGGCTCTCGGCGCCTGCACAGCCGAAACGCGTCTAAGCCCACGTCCCTCGCCGTCGCCGTCGCCGTCGCCGGCGTCGGCGTCGACGACGGCTCGCAAGGGCGTGGGTTTGTCCCGTCTCAAGGAATTTGGCATAGACCAGCTGAATTCCCTTGACCTCAGCTGGTTTTACACCTGGGGCGCCAACTACCCTTCAACAGCGTACGCTTTGAGGCCCGACGCTGAGTTCGTCCCGATGATCTGGGGACGAAGGTCCCTAGAACGAAGAGCTATTGATCAGGTGAGATCAGAATTGCCGAGGACAAAAGCCGAAGATCTTCTGGGCTTCAACGAACCCGATCATGCGGGCCAAGCAGAGTTGTCCGTGGGCGCCGCCGTTGAGCTCTGGCCCCAACTCGAACACGCTGGCCTGAGGTTGGGTTCCCCGGCCCCGGTGCAGCCGCTCGGCGACTGGCTTCAAAGGTTCATGGACCAGGCAGCTGCGAAGGACTTGCGGGTGGACTTCGTCGCAATGCATTCCTACGCGCCTCCCCACGCCGACTCGTTCCTCAGGACGGTGCAGAAACTGCACGAGCGTTACGGAATGCCAGTCTGGGTAACTGAGTACGCAGTCGCCGATTGGAAAGCCACGGCGAAGTCTCCCAGCAGGTTCAGTGAAAAGGAAGTCCTGGCCTTCATGGGGGAAACCATTGCCGGGCTCCGGGAAATGCCGTTCGTGGAGCGTTTCGCCTGGAAAACCCGCGCCGAGGGCGACCCCATTATGGGCGCCTCAGCCCTGTTCAGGAGCAACGGATCACTCACCCCCACCGGCGAGTTGTATCGGTCACTCTGAATGCCACACTCGACCGGTTCTTGAGCCCCTGAGGGCAGGTGGAAAACTGCGTGTTTCCTGTGCAAAACACAGAGTTTCCTGGGTGTTTCCGGTGCTACGTTGACTTCAGTCCTATCTGATCAATGTCCCAGCGGTCCAGAACAGGCGCAGCCAGAATGCCCGTGACCGCATGCAGGTCCGCTTGATGCGACAGCCGCTGGCCATATTTGTCTTCGAGCTTTTTCAACCAGCGACCCTCCACGAAAGGAACTCATGGAACGCCGTAAGTTTCTGACCATGCCCCTAGCTGCAATGGCTGCTCCGGGCGCACTCCTTGCCGCAAATGCCGCCACTGCGACCGCAGCTCCAGCTCCCACGGCCATCCCAACCGTCCCGGCGATCACGCTACCCGCCGACACACTCAAGGGATTTGGATGGGGTGGGAAAGACGCACTCGCACTCCAGCAGATCAGAAGCCTAAAGTTGGACTGGCACTACACATGGGGGTCGCATTACAACGTGACGACTACGCCGTCGTTTGTACCAATGGTCAAAAGCGCCCGAACTCTTCTGGAGCAGGACGCGATTGGCTGGGTCACCCGCCAGCTGGCCGAAACCAAGACAAAGCACCTCTTAGGCTTCAACGAACCCGACGTCGCCGCCCAGGCCAACATGTCCGTAGATCAAGCAATCAGTCTTTGGCCGAAATTGCAGGCTACCGGACTGCGCCTCGGCTCGCCCGCCACAGCCGGGCCGGCAAGCCCCTGGCTCCTGGATTTTATGGCTAAAGCTAAGAACAAGGGTCTGCGGGTGGACTTCATGACCATGCACCGGTACGCGTGGCCGAAGGCGGACCAATTCCTCCAAATAGTGACGGAAATGCACGAACGCTTCGGAAAACCTATTTGGGTCACCGAGTACGCGGTGGCCGACTGGGACGCCACGACTTCACGCCCGTGTGTTTACTCCCGCTCCCAGACCGAGGACTTCATGCGGGCCACGGTGGCCGGACTGCGAGCCATGCCGTTCGTTGAGCGATTCGCGTGGAAAACCCGCCCGGCGAAAGATATCAAAATGGGTTGTTCAGCTCTCTTCCATACAAACGGCTCCCTCACGACCACAGGTAAGCTGTACGCAGCCCTGTGAGGTGGTAGCGGTACATGGCTGTGGCAGGCCGCCTGGGTGTCCCGCCACAGCTTATTTATTTAAAGTTGGACCCCGCCCGGGCACTCGCCCCGGCGGGGTCCTAACATCCGGAACCGGCACTTTCGGCCGGCCAGCAGATTAGATCCTAGACGACTGTCGCGAGTTCCAGCAGTTCACTTTTGTGCCCGACGGACACTATGTCCCAGCCAGCGGCATCCCACTTCTCATGATCCAGCACGTTGCGCCCGTCAAAAATGCGCTTACGCGCGACCTCCGATCCCAATTCTTCGGGGTCGATAATGACAAACTCAGACCATTCTGTCAGGAGCATGACCAGGTCAGCGTCCGCTACCGCTTCGGCCTGAGAATCCACGTAATTCAGTCGTGGGTAGCGCTTCGCGGCGTTGGCGTTGGCGGCGGGGTCGTAGACGCTAACGTCCGCTCCGCTGTTGAATAACCTCGCTGCCACATCCAGCGCAGGGGAATCACGAACGTCATCGCTGTTGGGCTTGAACGCGACTCCCAGCACGGCGATGCGCTTACCCTCAACGGCGCCCAACAGAGTTTCCGCCACGTACACCGCGCGGTCACGGCGCCGGAGATTTACTTCATCGACTTCGTTGAGAAAGCGCATAGTGCTGTCTAAGCCAAGTTCGGAAACCCGAGCCTGGAGGGCCCGGATGTCTTTCGGGAGGCAGCCGCCGCCAAAGCCGATGCCGGCGTTGAGGAATCGGCGGCCGATCCGCGCGTCGAGCCCGATCGCGTCAGCCAGTGTCCGAATGTTGCCGCCGACAGTCTCGGTGACCTCGGAGAAGGCATTGATAAAGGAAATCTTTGTCGCAAGGAAAGCGTTGGCTGCCACCTTGACGAGCTCGGCGGTTTCGAAGTCCGTTGTGATGAATGGGGTATCGCGACTGATGGCATCGGCATAGACCTCACGGAGTGTCGCCTCAGCGGACATCGAGTCGACACCGATGACCAACCGGTCCGGACGCAGCGTGTCTTCGACGGCGAAGCCCTCGCGAAGAAACTCCGGGTTCCAAGCAAAGTTGACTATTACATCGTCGCGCGATTCTTCGGCGACGAGGCCCTTGAGCCTTCGGGCGGAGCCCACCGGCACGGTCGATTTTCCGACAATAAGGGAGTTTTTGGTGGCGGCCCGGGCGATTGCTGCGACCGAGGCGTCCACGTATGTCATGTCGGCTGCGTGCTCACCTGCGCGCTGCGGGGTGCCGACGGCGATGAAGTGGACGTCACCGAACGCGCCTGCTTCTTCGAACGAGGTGGTGAAACGGAGACGGCCAGATTCGGTGTGCTTGCGCAGGAGTTCGGGTAGACCCGGCTCGTGAATGGGAAGTTCGCCCCGGCTGAGGCTGTCGATCTTTTCTTTGTCGACGTCGACGCCGAGGACCTCAAATCCAAGTTCTGCCATGCACGCCGCGTGGGTCGCTCCAAGGTATCCGGTACCGATCACGGTCAGACGAAGTGTCACTAGTCCCCCAGTAGCTGAAGTAAGAATAATTGCCGATTAATGGCACGCTTGGCGCGACCAAACGGGTCCACTATATCTCGTTTGGTCGATGGAGTCCGCCTCCATCCGGCGGAGGTCGACGTGGCGCCGCGCTGAGGCGCTCTCGGGCCTCCACCTGGCGCATGTGCCCAAACCAGGGAACCCAGTGTTGCCGATCGGTGGGCTCCAACACTTCGAAGGTGATTACCATGTATCCATGTTGTATACGATTCCAGTAGTAGCCAACGACAAGGTCGAGGCTGGCGGGACTAACGCACCCGCCACAGACGTCCCTGCCGACCTACCGTTTCTGCCCAGCTCAAACCTGGGAGTGAGCAGGTACTCTGCCGTGTTGTCAGACGGCCTGCCAGTGGAGGCACTGCTGGTTAACCCAGAATTCCGATATTCTGATCGTGAGCCTCCACGGCGCCACCAATCGCAGCCAATACGAACTCCCCAGATTCGAGTGGCCTCGGAGTCTGCTTTTCACTGAATTCA is drawn from Micrococcaceae bacterium Sec5.8 and contains these coding sequences:
- a CDS encoding UDP-glucose/GDP-mannose dehydrogenase family protein translates to MTLRLTVIGTGYLGATHAACMAELGFEVLGVDVDKEKIDSLSRGELPIHEPGLPELLRKHTESGRLRFTTSFEEAGAFGDVHFIAVGTPQRAGEHAADMTYVDASVAAIARAATKNSLIVGKSTVPVGSARRLKGLVAEESRDDVIVNFAWNPEFLREGFAVEDTLRPDRLVIGVDSMSAEATLREVYADAISRDTPFITTDFETAELVKVAANAFLATKISFINAFSEVTETVGGNIRTLADAIGLDARIGRRFLNAGIGFGGGCLPKDIRALQARVSELGLDSTMRFLNEVDEVNLRRRDRAVYVAETLLGAVEGKRIAVLGVAFKPNSDDVRDSPALDVAARLFNSGADVSVYDPAANANAAKRYPRLNYVDSQAEAVADADLVMLLTEWSEFVIIDPEELGSEVARKRIFDGRNVLDHEKWDAAGWDIVSVGHKSELLELATVV
- a CDS encoding glycosyl hydrolase is translated as MDRRTFLAAAVTATAAALGACTAETRLSPRPSPSPSPSPASASTTARKGVGLSRLKEFGIDQLNSLDLSWFYTWGANYPSTAYALRPDAEFVPMIWGRRSLERRAIDQVRSELPRTKAEDLLGFNEPDHAGQAELSVGAAVELWPQLEHAGLRLGSPAPVQPLGDWLQRFMDQAAAKDLRVDFVAMHSYAPPHADSFLRTVQKLHERYGMPVWVTEYAVADWKATAKSPSRFSEKEVLAFMGETIAGLREMPFVERFAWKTRAEGDPIMGASALFRSNGSLTPTGELYRSL
- a CDS encoding glycosyl hydrolase, which produces MERRKFLTMPLAAMAAPGALLAANAATATAAPAPTAIPTVPAITLPADTLKGFGWGGKDALALQQIRSLKLDWHYTWGSHYNVTTTPSFVPMVKSARTLLEQDAIGWVTRQLAETKTKHLLGFNEPDVAAQANMSVDQAISLWPKLQATGLRLGSPATAGPASPWLLDFMAKAKNKGLRVDFMTMHRYAWPKADQFLQIVTEMHERFGKPIWVTEYAVADWDATTSRPCVYSRSQTEDFMRATVAGLRAMPFVERFAWKTRPAKDIKMGCSALFHTNGSLTTTGKLYAAL